A region from the Rufibacter sp. DG15C genome encodes:
- a CDS encoding T9SS type A sorting domain-containing protein: MHSITRVCLFLLCLLPFLVNAQTKPTTEGGESCGPGAVTLLASGAESGNFRWYASATGGSPIPAATSSTYTTPILEVTTTYYVSIISGQSESERVPVTATIKPIPPAPSFASIQNFCLGSTPTSFTVGVGTYRWYTAASGGEPLAQMPTVNTSTVGTIEYFVSELVNGCESSRLKLTVNVVPKPVVNAGEDRTYCLNEPVTLIGQSPTGGKWTGRGVSEGGAFNTGIAGIGTHELTYTVTQNGCSISDTRTIEVIKSPSSPGQIIGPNLLCVGAQMVSYSVPNDPAVNSYQWTIPMGWVIVAGQGTHSIKVDTGYGPGLITVRAGNMCGYSDEITLAINTSLASQVTLSPFTKAVCSGNSNYVLTGGAPAGGTYAGKGVVNGVFNAVLAGPGYHTITYSLINNCFGSAARQIYVGTCLGVKESILSLATEVYPNPASQQITVTVPFIGINTVTVKLVNSQGKEMFTQYYKSYKGSFKETLSVSGLAKGLYLFHVNTNSEVIVKRVLVH; the protein is encoded by the coding sequence ATGCACTCAATTACTAGAGTTTGCTTATTCCTTCTCTGCTTACTTCCTTTTTTAGTTAATGCGCAAACAAAACCCACCACAGAGGGTGGAGAGAGTTGTGGTCCTGGCGCAGTAACCTTGCTAGCCTCTGGAGCAGAATCAGGCAACTTCCGGTGGTATGCTTCTGCTACAGGTGGTAGTCCAATCCCTGCTGCGACTAGCTCTACTTATACAACCCCAATCTTAGAAGTCACCACCACGTATTATGTCTCTATAATTTCAGGGCAATCAGAGAGTGAAAGGGTGCCTGTGACGGCTACTATCAAACCTATTCCACCAGCGCCTTCCTTCGCGTCTATTCAAAATTTCTGTTTGGGGTCAACCCCCACTTCATTCACTGTGGGGGTGGGAACATATAGATGGTATACAGCAGCGTCTGGTGGAGAACCATTAGCTCAAATGCCAACTGTAAATACATCTACTGTAGGAACTATTGAATACTTTGTTTCTGAGTTGGTAAATGGGTGTGAAAGCTCAAGGTTAAAATTAACAGTTAATGTGGTGCCTAAGCCAGTAGTAAATGCAGGAGAAGACAGAACTTACTGTTTAAATGAGCCTGTCACCTTAATTGGTCAAAGCCCTACAGGTGGCAAATGGACTGGACGAGGAGTTTCTGAAGGAGGTGCATTTAATACTGGAATTGCAGGGATTGGTACCCATGAACTCACTTACACAGTCACTCAAAACGGTTGCTCGATCTCAGACACAAGAACTATTGAAGTTATAAAATCTCCGTCATCCCCGGGACAGATCATTGGACCTAATCTTTTATGTGTTGGCGCACAAATGGTCAGTTATTCTGTGCCCAATGACCCAGCAGTGAATAGCTATCAATGGACTATTCCAATGGGCTGGGTAATTGTAGCCGGACAGGGCACTCATAGTATAAAGGTAGATACTGGATACGGGCCCGGTCTTATCACGGTAAGGGCTGGCAATATGTGTGGCTATTCAGATGAAATTACTCTAGCGATAAACACTAGTTTAGCCAGCCAGGTGACATTATCTCCTTTCACAAAAGCCGTGTGCAGCGGCAATAGCAACTATGTGCTTACTGGGGGCGCTCCTGCCGGCGGTACTTATGCGGGCAAGGGAGTGGTGAATGGAGTATTTAATGCTGTATTGGCTGGGCCTGGCTATCATACCATCACCTATTCTCTTATCAATAATTGTTTTGGAAGCGCTGCACGGCAAATATATGTGGGTACCTGTCTGGGGGTAAAAGAGAGCATCCTATCTTTGGCTACAGAAGTTTATCCAAACCCAGCCTCTCAGCAAATAACTGTCACTGTGCCTTTCATAGGTATAAATACAGTTACTGTCAAGCTAGTTAATTCGCAGGGAAAAGAAATGTTTACTCAGTACTATAAAAGCTATAAAGGTAGTTTTAAAGAGACCCTTAGTGTCAGCGGGTTGGCAAAAGGCCTTTACCTGTTCCATGTAAACACAAACTCAGAAGTAATTGTAAAAAGGGTATTGGTGCACTAA
- a CDS encoding two-component system response regulator: MERIKCVLVVDDDHSANFITKTVINKIKCSEEILVAMNGREALEIIAERCMEGSGKPCPQLILLDVKMPVMDGFEFLRNFEQMPLPPDKRPVVIMLSTSTNPKDLQLAQEFKIGEFLNKPLKVDQMERLVDKYFKLDENAALQECS; encoded by the coding sequence ATGGAGCGGATTAAGTGTGTATTAGTGGTGGATGATGATCATTCGGCCAATTTTATCACCAAGACAGTTATCAATAAGATAAAGTGCTCAGAGGAGATATTGGTAGCCATGAACGGGAGGGAGGCCCTGGAGATTATAGCCGAGCGGTGTATGGAAGGCTCTGGCAAGCCCTGCCCGCAATTAATTCTGCTAGACGTGAAAATGCCCGTGATGGACGGTTTTGAGTTTCTCAGAAACTTTGAGCAAATGCCCTTACCCCCTGATAAACGCCCGGTGGTGATCATGCTCAGTACCTCCACCAATCCCAAAGACTTACAACTGGCCCAGGAGTTTAAAATAGGCGAGTTCCTCAACAAGCCTTTGAAAGTAGACCAGATGGAGCGCTTGGTAGATAAATACTTTAAACTAGATGAGAACGCGGCCTTGCAGGAATGCAGCTAA
- a CDS encoding organic hydroperoxide resistance protein, whose amino-acid sequence MKRLYTAEVTATGGRSGQVTSSDGIIDMPIRIPEGLGGKGGATNPEQLFAAGYAACFQSALQLMASKQHIRLDEKSTVTAHVGLDQFDDGRYGLAVQLDVKVDGVEKDKAQELVELAHEVCPYSVGTRGNIDVQLNVLD is encoded by the coding sequence ATGAAAAGATTGTATACAGCGGAAGTAACCGCTACCGGCGGCCGAAGCGGCCAAGTAACATCTTCTGACGGCATCATTGACATGCCCATCCGGATTCCTGAGGGATTGGGTGGCAAAGGAGGGGCCACCAACCCAGAGCAGTTGTTTGCGGCAGGTTATGCGGCCTGTTTCCAGAGCGCCCTGCAGTTAATGGCCAGCAAGCAGCACATAAGACTGGATGAGAAATCTACAGTGACTGCGCATGTGGGCCTGGACCAATTTGACGACGGGCGTTATGGGTTGGCGGTGCAGCTAGACGTAAAAGTTGACGGCGTAGAAAAAGATAAAGCCCAGGAATTGGTAGAACTGGCGCATGAGGTCTGCCCTTATTCTGTGGGGACGCGTGGGAATATTGACGTGCAGCTAAATGTGCTAGATTAA
- a CDS encoding APC family permease, with amino-acid sequence MSTTSHLNRSLGLRLVVVVVIGNIIGSGVYKKVAPMAADLHSPGWILICWVLGGIITLFGALSNAEVAGLLADTGGEYAYYKKIYNRFFAFLFGWSLFTVIQTAAISSLAYVFAQSLHSMGDLPALLPSLAEVNIGGVFFPFADLRVKLTAIALIIVLTWVNTKGIKAGAGISTGILVLVFIGISMIVGFGLTSKEANIASAFSLETTNNTPVTFSAVFAGMLSAFWAYQGWAAIGYVGGEIKEPQKTIPKGIAIGVFTVIAVYLLVNTTYLSLLPVSALEALHAAGNKIAAVEAIRVFWGDQGAFFISLLILVTTLGCTNATILASCRTYFAMAREGLFFKKAASLNKSQVPANSLVFQGIWACLLVLSGTFDQLTDMIVFAVFIYYGATTLGVFILRRKMPDAPRPYKVWGYPIVPAIMILFCLALFLNTILIRPREASIGMGLMLTGVPMYWWFNRKKQIDVKQKE; translated from the coding sequence ATGAGTACAACGTCTCACCTTAACAGATCTCTGGGTTTGCGCCTGGTTGTGGTAGTGGTTATCGGGAATATCATTGGGTCTGGCGTGTATAAGAAAGTGGCGCCCATGGCCGCAGATCTGCACTCGCCGGGTTGGATTCTCATCTGCTGGGTGTTAGGGGGCATTATCACCTTGTTTGGGGCCTTAAGCAACGCAGAGGTGGCCGGGCTGTTGGCAGATACGGGCGGCGAATACGCCTACTACAAGAAGATTTACAACCGATTCTTCGCGTTCCTGTTTGGTTGGTCTTTGTTCACGGTCATCCAGACGGCAGCCATCTCCTCGTTGGCGTACGTTTTTGCGCAGTCCCTGCACAGCATGGGCGACCTGCCGGCGTTATTACCTTCTCTGGCAGAAGTCAATATTGGCGGGGTGTTCTTTCCGTTTGCAGACCTGAGAGTAAAGCTCACTGCTATTGCCCTTATCATTGTCCTTACCTGGGTGAACACCAAAGGCATAAAGGCTGGCGCGGGCATCAGCACGGGCATTCTGGTCCTGGTTTTTATTGGCATTAGCATGATTGTAGGCTTTGGGTTGACCAGCAAGGAAGCCAACATCGCCTCGGCGTTTTCTCTTGAGACCACCAACAACACACCGGTCACCTTTAGCGCGGTGTTTGCGGGAATGCTGTCGGCGTTTTGGGCGTACCAGGGCTGGGCGGCCATTGGCTACGTGGGCGGCGAAATCAAGGAGCCGCAAAAGACCATTCCCAAAGGGATTGCCATTGGCGTGTTCACGGTGATTGCGGTGTATTTGTTGGTGAACACTACGTATCTGTCCTTGCTGCCAGTGTCTGCCTTAGAGGCTTTGCACGCGGCTGGCAACAAAATAGCGGCGGTAGAAGCCATACGGGTGTTCTGGGGAGACCAAGGCGCGTTCTTTATTTCATTGCTCATCTTGGTCACCACCTTGGGGTGTACCAATGCCACCATTCTGGCCAGCTGTAGAACGTACTTTGCCATGGCCCGCGAAGGACTCTTCTTCAAGAAAGCCGCTTCCTTAAATAAATCGCAAGTGCCGGCCAACTCTTTGGTCTTTCAAGGAATTTGGGCCTGTTTGTTGGTACTGTCTGGGACCTTTGACCAACTCACTGACATGATCGTGTTTGCGGTGTTCATTTACTACGGAGCCACCACGCTGGGCGTGTTCATTTTAAGAAGAAAGATGCCAGACGCACCCCGGCCGTACAAAGTGTGGGGTTATCCCATAGTGCCCGCCATCATGATTCTCTTCTGCCTGGCGCTCTTCCTGAACACCATTCTCATCAGGCCCAGAGAAGCCTCTATTGGCATGGGCCTCATGCTCACAGGCGTGCCCATGTACTGGTGGTTTAACAGAAAGAAACAGATAGATGTGAAACAAAAAGAGTAG
- a CDS encoding YqaE/Pmp3 family membrane protein: MKIKKLLHFVWVLVVGQLLFSCSSSEYYRFAPSKAEAYNKAEAKPAPEAKVATVTMVEETAPAAQVAVATPAPALEASAAKASPVLAEKKHFATTQAAAPVPAKAEIAASTITEAEAVAMVKARVASMSKAEKAFLANEVKEVMRAGQAVNIIEVIFAILIPPLGVFLHEGELNTRFWVSVLLTLLFVIPGIIYALLVVTDSI, translated from the coding sequence ATGAAAATTAAAAAATTACTCCACTTTGTTTGGGTTCTAGTAGTGGGCCAACTGTTGTTCTCCTGTAGTTCATCAGAGTACTACCGTTTTGCTCCTTCCAAAGCCGAAGCCTACAACAAAGCAGAAGCTAAGCCAGCGCCAGAAGCCAAAGTGGCCACGGTCACCATGGTAGAAGAGACCGCCCCAGCAGCTCAGGTAGCCGTTGCCACGCCAGCTCCTGCCTTAGAGGCTTCTGCGGCCAAAGCTAGTCCGGTGCTGGCAGAGAAAAAGCATTTTGCCACTACCCAGGCAGCAGCTCCCGTTCCCGCCAAAGCCGAAATCGCGGCCAGCACCATAACTGAGGCCGAGGCCGTTGCGATGGTTAAAGCCAGAGTAGCCAGCATGAGCAAAGCCGAGAAAGCGTTTTTGGCCAATGAGGTGAAAGAGGTGATGCGCGCTGGTCAGGCTGTCAATATTATTGAAGTGATCTTCGCCATCTTGATCCCGCCGCTAGGTGTATTCTTGCATGAAGGCGAGCTGAACACCAGATTTTGGGTGAGTGTGCTGCTTACCTTATTGTTTGTGATACCAGGTATTATCTATGCCTTACTGGTGGTGACAGACTCTATCTAA
- a CDS encoding response regulator: protein MALEKNSNTILDLGEILVIDDDTSSLFLINDLLTSMGLGDKVTTTTNVPEALSLLRERSGTAKFPDLVLLDIRMPESDGFDFLEELEALPLASPAPKVVILSYYGNRTYQSRAEALGVSAYLRKPLTREKVLDIINLN from the coding sequence ATGGCCCTAGAAAAAAATTCAAACACCATTCTGGACTTAGGAGAGATACTTGTCATTGATGATGATACGTCTAGCCTGTTCCTGATAAATGACTTACTCACCTCCATGGGCTTGGGGGATAAAGTCACCACTACCACCAATGTACCTGAGGCGCTAAGCCTGCTGCGCGAACGCTCTGGCACTGCCAAGTTTCCAGATCTGGTGTTACTAGATATTAGAATGCCAGAAAGTGACGGCTTTGATTTTCTGGAGGAACTGGAAGCCTTACCCTTGGCCTCGCCGGCTCCTAAAGTGGTCATCTTGAGCTATTACGGCAACCGCACCTACCAAAGCCGCGCCGAAGCGCTGGGCGTTTCTGCCTATCTTAGAAAGCCGCTGACCCGTGAGAAGGTTTTGGACATCATCAACCTCAACTAA
- a CDS encoding PAS domain-containing sensor histidine kinase translates to MESEVTFQHAPLVERVAETFGQAYFVYDLKSGRFKYLNKAFSHLFGISEEIALADAAQILGYLHEEDRPFLYDQYAKLLEVKEQEGIEFRLQIPAQDEKWICLCCQLYEEKDESLVTGFAEDITQRKEYQANILKFNSKKNSTLEILSHDLAAPFNNIEGMIELLETELKDSESVVLNLVHYIKENAKKGSDMIRDFVDNEFLESSQIVLHKERVDICHRVQIMIDNYKEMSGGLISKNFVMEIPEEPLFMYLDVMKFMQAFNNLISNAIKFTEDHGTIQVKVEDKIATTLFTVSDDGIGIPNDLQARLFDKFTSSRREGVKGEKTVGLGMSIIKKIVELHQGKVWFESQEGRGTTFYMEIPKE, encoded by the coding sequence ATGGAAAGTGAAGTAACCTTTCAGCATGCGCCGCTGGTAGAGCGGGTAGCCGAAACCTTTGGACAAGCCTATTTTGTGTATGACCTCAAGTCTGGCCGGTTCAAATACCTTAACAAAGCATTCTCCCATCTGTTTGGCATCTCTGAGGAGATTGCCCTGGCAGACGCTGCCCAGATTCTAGGGTACCTGCATGAAGAAGACCGACCTTTCCTCTATGACCAATATGCCAAGCTCTTGGAGGTAAAGGAACAGGAGGGCATTGAGTTTAGGTTGCAGATTCCTGCCCAAGACGAGAAATGGATCTGTCTATGCTGCCAATTGTATGAAGAAAAGGACGAATCCTTGGTGACGGGCTTCGCCGAGGACATTACCCAGCGCAAAGAATACCAGGCCAACATCCTCAAGTTCAACTCCAAGAAAAATTCTACGCTAGAAATTCTGTCCCATGACCTGGCCGCGCCTTTCAACAACATTGAGGGCATGATTGAGCTCTTAGAAACTGAACTGAAGGATTCTGAGTCTGTGGTGCTCAACCTGGTGCATTACATCAAGGAGAACGCCAAGAAAGGCTCTGACATGATCAGGGATTTTGTAGACAATGAGTTTCTGGAGTCATCGCAGATTGTGCTGCACAAAGAGCGCGTTGACATTTGCCACCGCGTGCAGATCATGATTGACAATTACAAAGAGATGAGCGGTGGCCTTATCTCTAAGAACTTTGTGATGGAGATACCAGAAGAGCCGTTGTTCATGTACCTGGACGTCATGAAGTTCATGCAAGCCTTCAACAACCTCATTTCCAACGCCATCAAGTTCACTGAAGACCACGGCACCATCCAAGTGAAGGTAGAAGACAAGATAGCCACCACCTTGTTTACAGTGTCAGATGATGGCATTGGCATTCCCAATGACTTACAGGCGCGGCTTTTTGACAAGTTCACCTCTTCGCGCCGTGAAGGTGTGAAAGGCGAGAAAACCGTTGGCTTAGGCATGTCCATCATCAAAAAGATTGTGGAGCTGCACCAAGGCAAGGTCTGGTTTGAAAGCCAGGAAGGCCGGGGCACCACCTTTTACATGGAAATACCAAAGGAATAG